The Dethiosulfovibrio peptidovorans genome window below encodes:
- a CDS encoding GNAT family N-acetyltransferase produces MSDTYLFYDSKIGIVAAELQSLYRFTRWGRSRSIAQIETMLKHTDLCFSVRFKGELVAFCRILTDFAFRASLWDVVVHPDHQGQGLGSKLMDYALKHPAIRDIPMVFTYTSELGPFLSHLGFRSDGGLMMLLRRPIEYS; encoded by the coding sequence ATGAGCGATACATACCTCTTCTACGACAGCAAAATAGGCATTGTTGCCGCTGAGCTTCAGAGCCTCTACCGATTTACCCGGTGGGGCCGCAGTCGTTCCATCGCTCAAATCGAGACCATGCTGAAGCATACGGACCTGTGTTTCTCTGTGCGCTTTAAGGGAGAACTCGTTGCCTTCTGCCGAATCCTCACCGATTTTGCCTTTCGCGCATCCCTCTGGGATGTGGTTGTCCATCCAGATCACCAGGGGCAAGGTTTAGGATCAAAACTCATGGACTACGCTCTGAAACACCCGGCAATTAGGGACATCCCGATGGTCTTCACCTACACCAGCGAACTGGGGCCTTTCCTCTCTCACCTGGGCTTCCGCTCTGATGGAGGGCTCATGATGCTTCTCAGACGTCCCATCGAATACTCGTGA
- a CDS encoding zinc/iron-chelating domain-containing protein — MELQWWRQGLRFSCLGCGRCCRGEPGAIFFSSEEETGIAASLNLSIEDFRRLYVTARWSSPSIGEHPDGRCLFYDSDSDRCRIYTSRPLQCRTWPFWPENLSSPDRWAQTARRCPGMDQGEHHPAEQVEALLRRHLRYMEEIIP; from the coding sequence ATGGAGCTCCAATGGTGGAGACAAGGCCTTCGGTTCTCGTGTCTCGGGTGCGGTCGATGCTGCCGAGGTGAGCCGGGGGCCATATTCTTTTCCTCAGAGGAAGAAACTGGGATAGCGGCATCTCTGAACCTTTCGATTGAGGACTTCAGGCGCCTCTACGTCACGGCACGGTGGAGTTCGCCGAGCATTGGCGAACATCCCGACGGTCGCTGTTTGTTTTATGATAGCGATTCCGACCGATGTCGTATCTACACCAGCCGCCCCCTGCAATGCCGAACCTGGCCTTTCTGGCCCGAAAATCTGAGCAGCCCTGACCGGTGGGCTCAGACCGCCCGGAGATGTCCAGGCATGGATCAGGGTGAACATCACCCTGCTGAACAGGTCGAAGCGCTGCTTCGTCGGCATCTTCGATACATGGAGGAGATAATCCCGTGA
- the csrA gene encoding carbon storage regulator, with protein MLVLSRKRGQSLRINGDIQVTVLDIMGETIKIGIDAPASVSIWREELYQEIAATNQQASAANRSFDDLNKTLKGLQSTGKGAS; from the coding sequence ATGTTAGTCCTCTCGCGAAAAAGGGGGCAATCCCTGCGCATAAACGGGGACATTCAGGTCACAGTACTCGATATCATGGGAGAGACGATCAAAATCGGCATTGACGCTCCCGCCAGTGTCTCTATATGGCGAGAGGAGCTCTATCAGGAGATAGCGGCGACAAACCAACAGGCCAGTGCGGCGAACCGATCTTTTGATGATCTCAACAAAACCCTCAAAGGGTTGCAGTCGACCGGGAAGGGTGCATCATGA
- a CDS encoding flagellin: MRVYHNVPALFAYNSLSSTNRNLQKSINKLSTGLRINSAADDAAGLAISEKMRAQIRGLDKAVMNSQDGISMIQTAEGALNETHSILQRMRELSVQAANDTLTNQDRKYLQDEVNQLSEEIDRISTTTQFNKKKLLDGSASALWSSDDLSTKAFIRGSLRTVDQFGQKSAAEGNYKIKISANPGQAEIQKSDIFTVKHENVIMNVGLNTEAGYERVAVDGLPAGDYKVAQTTGAGTVVSSVVQKYNAGGVTMGTGYSDNAGAASIMFEVLSVNTAAKTVVVRAESQVMSTDGSVKTYVDENLTLTTAMKTSYTGLGFEMDSASLGLTANVQNFKVGGRIVMHLAGSAAANADAAINISAVVNEDWAKAGNWSTATLGHARGFAVQATALANKDVHFRSFYLNTQNGKVYQSDIKLSFNSAITAHTSAPVGATFTAAYVGQTAKGDVSLRDLNKFWDANGRFMIEDPQNITITQGDGAKTSITLNSRDTLAAVAKKLNDAVAFGLGQSKYVGADADMFVSFVDDETASSPEAVEGTMVIRSAVAGKAGALAFAGDEDVINALSLNVIQKSKENEFRVTVQDAHNGNTVTSAVKVTGNVLRGELHENVDVEFDAMANVKVAWSDSAKGFLMTRDTSVYETTLHIADNSTVFQIGANEKEDMGISMGNMGARALGVDAIVVTDRESASRSITVIDNAIDRVSTQRSALGAYQNRLDHTINNLTVAGQNLTAAESRIRDLDMAKEMMNFTKLNILMQAGNSMLAQANQLPQNVLSLLR, from the coding sequence ATGCGTGTATACCACAACGTACCTGCGCTCTTTGCCTACAACTCACTGAGTTCCACCAACCGCAACCTTCAGAAATCCATCAACAAACTGTCGACGGGGCTTCGGATCAACTCCGCGGCCGACGACGCTGCCGGGCTCGCCATCAGCGAGAAGATGCGTGCCCAGATCCGTGGTTTGGACAAAGCCGTCATGAACAGTCAGGACGGCATCTCCATGATCCAGACCGCCGAGGGCGCGTTGAACGAGACCCATTCCATCCTCCAGAGGATGAGAGAGCTGTCCGTCCAGGCCGCTAACGATACGCTGACCAACCAGGACCGGAAGTATCTCCAGGACGAGGTTAACCAGCTGAGCGAGGAGATCGACCGCATCTCCACCACGACCCAGTTCAACAAGAAGAAGCTGCTTGACGGTTCAGCCTCGGCTCTGTGGTCGAGCGACGACCTGAGCACCAAGGCGTTCATCCGCGGAAGCCTTCGGACGGTGGACCAGTTTGGTCAGAAGTCGGCAGCTGAGGGCAACTACAAGATCAAGATCAGCGCCAACCCCGGGCAGGCCGAGATCCAAAAAAGCGACATCTTCACGGTGAAGCACGAGAACGTGATCATGAACGTCGGTCTGAACACCGAGGCAGGATACGAGCGTGTCGCCGTCGATGGGCTTCCTGCGGGAGATTATAAAGTAGCTCAGACAACCGGTGCTGGTACTGTCGTCTCTTCGGTTGTGCAAAAATACAACGCCGGTGGGGTCACTATGGGGACAGGGTACTCGGATAACGCTGGTGCTGCCAGTATCATGTTTGAGGTCCTGTCGGTGAATACCGCTGCCAAGACCGTTGTTGTCCGTGCTGAGTCTCAGGTTATGAGTACGGATGGATCTGTCAAAACCTACGTTGATGAGAACCTCACCCTCACCACAGCAATGAAAACGTCCTACACCGGTTTAGGTTTTGAGATGGATAGTGCTTCTCTTGGCCTTACGGCTAACGTGCAGAACTTCAAGGTCGGTGGCCGGATCGTCATGCACCTGGCTGGTTCTGCCGCAGCTAATGCTGATGCGGCGATTAACATCTCCGCTGTGGTGAACGAGGACTGGGCTAAGGCCGGTAACTGGAGTACCGCCACTTTAGGGCATGCCCGTGGTTTTGCCGTTCAGGCCACGGCCCTGGCCAACAAGGACGTCCATTTCCGTTCGTTCTACCTGAACACCCAGAACGGTAAGGTTTACCAGTCGGACATCAAGCTCTCCTTCAACTCAGCTATTACTGCTCATACTTCTGCTCCCGTCGGCGCGACCTTCACCGCAGCATACGTTGGACAGACGGCGAAGGGCGACGTCTCCCTCCGCGACCTGAACAAGTTCTGGGACGCCAATGGTCGGTTCATGATTGAGGATCCCCAGAACATCACCATCACCCAGGGCGACGGGGCCAAGACGAGCATCACCCTGAACTCTCGGGACACCCTGGCAGCGGTGGCCAAGAAGCTGAACGACGCCGTCGCCTTCGGGCTTGGTCAGAGCAAGTATGTCGGTGCCGATGCCGATATGTTCGTCTCTTTCGTCGACGACGAGACGGCGTCCAGCCCCGAGGCAGTGGAAGGGACCATGGTCATCCGCAGCGCCGTTGCCGGTAAGGCGGGAGCTTTGGCCTTTGCGGGAGACGAGGACGTGATCAACGCCCTGAGCCTGAACGTTATCCAGAAGTCCAAGGAGAACGAGTTCCGTGTTACGGTGCAGGACGCCCACAACGGCAACACGGTGACGTCTGCCGTGAAGGTGACGGGCAACGTGCTTCGCGGCGAGCTGCACGAGAACGTGGACGTCGAGTTCGATGCCATGGCCAACGTGAAGGTCGCCTGGTCCGATTCGGCGAAGGGCTTCCTTATGACCCGCGACACCTCGGTGTACGAGACGACGCTGCACATCGCGGACAACAGCACGGTCTTCCAGATCGGTGCCAACGAGAAAGAGGATATGGGTATCAGCATGGGCAACATGGGAGCCCGCGCTCTTGGAGTGGACGCCATCGTGGTAACCGACCGTGAGTCGGCGTCCCGTTCGATCACGGTGATCGACAACGCTATCGACCGCGTCTCGACGCAGCGCAGCGCCCTTGGAGCCTACCAGAACAGATTGGATCACACCATCAACAACCTGACGGTGGCCGGTCAGAACCTGACGGCGGCTGAGAGCCGTATCCGTGACCTCGATATGGCCAAGGAGATGATGAACTTCACCAAGCTGAACATCCTGATGCAGGCCGGCAACTCGATGCTTGCTCAGGCGAACCAGCTGCCTCAGAACGTCCTGTCCTTGCTCCGGTAA
- a CDS encoding flagellar assembly protein FliW: protein MSDCPQKTDTAQRVHTVRFGEISFYEHGVLSFPEGLPGFENDLRWILIGDDDSAIKWLQSCQSSDVALPVVPAIQMFPGYTMKILASDREKLSSPDLSGVGILLVLSVPQGDPSKATVNLKAPILVDQDRRRAFQVIVLNEDYSVRAPLMETIVAMNKDAEAQC, encoded by the coding sequence ATGAGCGATTGTCCTCAAAAGACCGACACGGCTCAGCGGGTCCATACGGTCCGCTTCGGTGAGATATCGTTCTACGAACATGGGGTTCTCTCTTTTCCTGAAGGGCTTCCCGGATTTGAGAACGACCTTCGCTGGATTCTGATCGGGGACGACGACTCGGCCATAAAATGGCTTCAGAGTTGCCAGTCCTCCGATGTGGCTCTTCCGGTCGTCCCGGCGATCCAGATGTTCCCGGGCTACACCATGAAAATTCTGGCATCGGACAGGGAAAAACTCTCATCTCCAGACCTGAGCGGTGTCGGTATATTGCTGGTGCTCTCGGTTCCTCAGGGGGATCCGTCCAAAGCGACGGTGAACCTGAAAGCTCCTATTTTGGTGGATCAGGACCGGAGGCGGGCCTTCCAGGTTATCGTGCTCAACGAGGACTATTCGGTCCGGGCGCCTCTGATGGAAACCATCGTCGCCATGAATAAGGACGCCGAGGCTCAATGTTAG
- a CDS encoding phosphoribosyltransferase, whose product MNDLLAHLLWPTSCAVCGFLGEDLCDPCFSRLERNLRLDHSTLPNGVPAMAGAPHEGISKDLILLVKYGGRAALGFRLGQILAARIPSFSDACVIPAPLHKGSRRYYNQATWIAAGLARKWSAPVIDGLCWTTRHPRQTSVSLWERRNLPRGACSWVGPDLGGRTCVVVDDVRTTGTTLLRVSEAIQEAGGNVVLAVTWTASRLMFEKEN is encoded by the coding sequence GTGAATGACCTTCTGGCCCATCTTCTCTGGCCCACGAGCTGCGCCGTCTGCGGGTTTTTGGGGGAGGATCTGTGTGATCCCTGTTTCAGTCGTCTGGAACGAAACCTTCGGCTCGATCACAGTACCCTGCCGAACGGTGTGCCAGCAATGGCCGGTGCCCCCCATGAAGGAATCTCTAAGGACCTGATTCTCTTGGTAAAATATGGGGGACGAGCTGCCCTTGGATTCCGATTGGGGCAGATTCTGGCGGCCAGAATACCGTCATTCAGCGACGCGTGTGTCATTCCTGCGCCACTTCACAAGGGGAGTCGCCGCTACTACAATCAGGCGACCTGGATCGCTGCGGGGTTGGCTCGAAAATGGTCTGCCCCTGTGATAGATGGCCTTTGTTGGACTACACGTCATCCAAGACAGACGTCCGTTTCGTTGTGGGAACGACGAAACCTCCCTCGGGGGGCCTGCAGTTGGGTCGGCCCCGATCTGGGAGGGCGCACGTGTGTCGTTGTAGACGACGTCCGAACGACGGGGACCACATTGCTTCGGGTTTCCGAAGCGATTCAGGAGGCTGGGGGCAACGTGGTTTTGGCTGTGACGTGGACAGCGTCCCGACTTATGTTTGAAAAGGAGAATTAA
- the flgK gene encoding flagellar hook-associated protein FlgK has protein sequence MINSFFGFDMGKRALNYIRRGFETAGHNISNTETPGYSRQRVEPSTTYPFTAPGLHRPAIPGQIGTGVKIDAIVRLRDQFLDLQYREEVTVEGYWDVMTDALDTLETFVNEPQGKSLKVGLDDFWAAIQELSKAPDKISARENLISKAGTLATYMDSLARNYEEYREGLNREVRLKVQQANTYIDQIAALNVTIREIEGAHANPNDLYDRRDLLAESLCKLIDAEVNCPCDADDGEYKIYLGGRILVQGEKARHLELTGVAGNRGYYDVQVEDNRFDYVSDPNVISVSIEQQATKAIHAIAVRRMANTMTWKVGGAPIDGVTGRLPVSDPKAKMEISGVLRLQVGTAGVQPTGKEMDNQMGSPVLLKQPAGDDPTEYVFRIASQDLQNLPGNPNELYVTLRWDAAASAWQLSSRCGSTLGAVTDVGNALDLDELQDFLQNTSGVGAHLNFSVETSGTVDRLVVRSEERHLLSFNDMKGSFLSDIVGLSNDSPEVVITIEENDSLETIANKINGSYNNGVGMPDDPNQWLHAAIKTDGKGDYHLVLESDAVGEGQRINVMGSVNGETYAARRLGFMNGDHDNYTTEIVDFSTDALVMVDNERYLSVSNDFRRARILSAADGYKASVSDDVTKGIVYHLHGYGPATIQVDHHVKGGEIRALLESRDDVILNHLDIFDDIAYGLISEMNAVHYAGHGMGAWSDTTGVAFFTPIHELRGAARKLAVNELLRATPGLLGAAADDGQGHAKGIGNGDNAINMAQLKQAKVLAGDSASFNEYYENFIARLGVRSERSQNMLSNQTALIDQIEGQRQSVMGVNIDEEMMDIMQFQQAFNAVSRFVTTLDEMLERVINGMGRVGL, from the coding sequence ATGATCAACAGCTTCTTTGGCTTCGACATGGGCAAACGGGCTCTCAACTACATCCGTCGGGGTTTTGAGACGGCGGGGCACAACATCTCCAATACGGAAACTCCGGGATACTCAAGGCAACGGGTAGAGCCCAGCACCACATATCCCTTCACGGCCCCTGGGCTGCACCGTCCAGCCATCCCCGGACAGATCGGTACTGGTGTCAAAATCGACGCTATCGTCCGTCTTCGAGACCAGTTTCTAGACCTTCAGTATCGGGAGGAAGTCACGGTTGAGGGCTATTGGGATGTCATGACTGATGCTCTGGATACTTTGGAAACCTTTGTCAACGAGCCCCAGGGGAAAAGCCTCAAAGTAGGGTTGGACGACTTCTGGGCGGCGATACAGGAGCTTTCCAAGGCACCCGATAAAATCTCAGCTCGAGAGAATTTGATTTCCAAAGCTGGCACACTGGCCACCTACATGGACAGTCTCGCCCGGAACTACGAAGAATATCGGGAGGGGCTGAACCGAGAGGTCAGACTCAAAGTCCAGCAGGCCAACACCTACATCGATCAGATTGCCGCTCTCAACGTCACCATCCGGGAAATTGAGGGGGCACACGCCAACCCGAATGATCTCTATGACCGTCGGGATCTCCTGGCCGAATCTCTCTGTAAACTCATCGACGCCGAAGTCAACTGCCCCTGCGACGCCGATGACGGTGAATACAAAATCTACCTGGGAGGGCGTATCCTGGTTCAGGGAGAGAAGGCCCGACATCTCGAGTTGACCGGGGTAGCCGGCAACAGAGGATACTACGATGTCCAGGTTGAGGATAACCGCTTCGACTACGTCTCGGATCCCAACGTGATCTCGGTCTCCATTGAACAGCAGGCCACCAAGGCCATACATGCTATAGCCGTCAGGCGTATGGCCAACACCATGACGTGGAAAGTCGGCGGTGCGCCCATCGACGGCGTTACCGGTCGGCTTCCTGTGAGCGACCCCAAAGCCAAGATGGAGATATCCGGTGTCTTGCGGCTTCAGGTTGGAACCGCCGGGGTCCAGCCCACGGGCAAAGAGATGGACAACCAGATGGGCAGTCCCGTGCTTCTCAAGCAACCTGCCGGAGACGACCCCACCGAGTACGTTTTTCGGATTGCCTCTCAAGACCTTCAGAACCTGCCGGGCAACCCGAACGAGCTGTATGTCACGCTCAGGTGGGACGCTGCCGCTTCGGCGTGGCAACTTTCCAGCCGTTGTGGTTCCACTCTTGGGGCCGTGACCGATGTGGGGAATGCTCTGGACTTGGATGAGCTTCAGGATTTTCTTCAGAATACCTCGGGGGTCGGTGCTCATCTCAACTTCTCCGTTGAGACCTCCGGCACAGTGGACCGTCTCGTGGTTCGATCCGAGGAACGTCACCTTCTATCCTTCAACGACATGAAAGGTTCCTTCCTGTCGGATATCGTTGGCCTGTCCAACGATAGTCCTGAGGTCGTCATCACCATCGAGGAAAATGACAGCCTTGAAACCATAGCCAACAAAATCAACGGTTCTTACAATAACGGTGTGGGGATGCCCGATGATCCCAACCAGTGGCTTCATGCCGCCATCAAGACCGACGGCAAGGGGGACTACCACCTTGTGCTCGAGAGCGACGCCGTTGGGGAGGGGCAGAGAATCAACGTCATGGGTTCCGTCAATGGCGAGACGTATGCTGCCCGACGCTTAGGCTTCATGAACGGCGATCACGATAACTACACCACCGAGATCGTGGATTTCTCGACGGATGCCCTGGTTATGGTCGACAACGAGAGATATCTCTCCGTCTCCAACGACTTCCGAAGGGCCCGGATCCTCTCTGCAGCGGATGGGTATAAAGCCTCGGTCAGCGACGACGTTACCAAAGGTATCGTCTATCATCTTCATGGGTATGGACCTGCCACGATTCAGGTCGACCACCATGTCAAAGGTGGGGAGATACGTGCTCTCCTTGAATCTCGGGACGACGTCATTCTGAACCATCTGGACATCTTCGACGACATCGCCTATGGGCTCATCTCCGAGATGAACGCTGTTCACTACGCCGGTCACGGTATGGGCGCATGGTCTGACACCACGGGCGTTGCCTTTTTCACCCCAATCCACGAACTCAGAGGGGCAGCCCGAAAGCTCGCGGTCAACGAACTCCTCCGAGCCACCCCAGGTCTCTTGGGAGCTGCGGCCGACGACGGTCAGGGGCACGCTAAAGGCATCGGCAACGGTGACAACGCGATCAACATGGCCCAACTCAAACAGGCCAAAGTACTGGCTGGGGACAGTGCCAGCTTTAACGAATATTATGAAAATTTCATCGCCCGTCTTGGCGTTCGGAGTGAGCGCTCCCAGAACATGCTCTCCAACCAGACCGCCCTGATCGATCAGATCGAGGGACAACGTCAGTCCGTCATGGGCGTCAATATCGACGAAGAAATGATGGACATCATGCAATTCCAGCAGGCGTTCAACGCCGTCTCCCGCTTTGTCACCACCCTGGACGAAATGCTGGAGCGGGTTATTAACGGAATGGGCCGAGTGGGCCTGTAA
- the flgL gene encoding flagellar hook-associated protein 3 — translation MRRISNPMMHTGMLTDMHRNLRRLMLLNKQTNTGKLHHKPSDAPIDVTREISLSTTIFENVQYVRNMRDGLTWLKNTDTALDQIGEQIDSVRALAVRAGDGALENSEMEAIAQELTQLQEAMRQTANYSVEGRFILSGAHTSIPPFQRDALGHVVYKGNDYRVQFEMERGIVSDVSLTGREVFPQYYDQYSVQSVDLPQNFQWQGRNEIIRFNVGERSVKVRIPEDAWLDNNRDSIDAGDYNRFRDPGEMDSLTLDEIAQIIEKSVNMGDAGKLITVRVHTDNATETQRLEIRSHTGEPIAINSWPETDNMPMNQAVESPVVDDTAGYVLASDGSIDVILSNSDKVLSIAFQAGDSLDDMATKISAEDGVEARVLGRGTANARLVVIASEPGVRVDVTPNDGATGVFGTDALASSPVLESKDHSHVGLMELLGMETSLQSTEFNPGVNVASGLSNTNKVHWYIQAGENKAEMLVNAGPDMTMESLAQELRSVAGDWLEVIVHTDPGDDVGGPTLSDNTDNVENGTQKLILRTKDGSPVSVMDLSPTLGQPNTTLAQTMGLSTAVYATSGGTFPLDSSATPVLDPYMPARMTVSVGPRDYEVKLYRDDVLTGGGVDANKLAKEIQRQVGKGPDGKDLIQFRELPVDASGTRVAMFASSGEPLMFVDQPFGDPAVRDFSAGLALQSGIATGIQGTAVNESTSVTAGGVFRIETPGRSVAISVGVGDTMKDVAQKIKKYAGSWLNVAYVDTDPGVVGDVRLSLLARDGSAVNVVDLEPAAMSSGGSGAAEVFGISTGIRGAALPAAAVVDISADHTLTVRVDGYEHTIDLRLLDKNGDGQLTFSVDPTLDELGNLDELINARFQGQDIKAEYYTDSSGDRHLMIVSPQGYNVEILNGPTNALFGSDPVTTTSRGGVVPYNQVVTRRTGADHHRVDFFGMMEDLVDAVRGQDREGISTLLSDIDAQIDALLGRRTEEGALVKRYQGSSDRLTQNNGNYTELLGSIGDTDFGKAAMEFMSAQAIYQAGLATIARIIQPTLVDFLR, via the coding sequence ATGCGACGAATCAGTAACCCCATGATGCATACCGGCATGCTGACCGACATGCATCGAAACCTGCGTCGGCTCATGCTCCTCAACAAACAGACGAATACCGGCAAGCTCCATCATAAGCCTTCGGATGCTCCTATCGACGTCACTCGTGAAATCTCCCTGAGCACGACCATCTTCGAGAACGTTCAATACGTTCGAAACATGAGGGACGGTCTCACCTGGCTTAAGAACACGGACACGGCATTGGACCAGATCGGCGAACAGATCGACAGCGTTCGGGCATTGGCCGTCCGTGCCGGGGATGGAGCCTTGGAGAATTCTGAAATGGAGGCGATCGCTCAGGAGCTTACACAGCTTCAGGAAGCCATGCGCCAAACGGCTAACTACAGCGTAGAGGGTCGGTTCATCCTCTCGGGGGCTCATACATCCATCCCTCCCTTCCAGAGGGATGCTCTGGGGCACGTGGTCTATAAGGGAAACGACTATCGGGTTCAGTTCGAGATGGAGCGGGGTATCGTGAGCGATGTTTCCCTCACGGGGAGAGAGGTCTTCCCACAGTACTACGACCAATACTCCGTCCAAAGCGTCGATTTGCCCCAAAACTTCCAATGGCAGGGGCGGAACGAGATCATCCGGTTCAACGTGGGTGAACGCTCCGTCAAGGTCCGTATCCCTGAGGATGCCTGGCTGGATAATAACCGAGACAGCATCGATGCCGGGGACTACAACCGCTTTCGGGATCCTGGCGAGATGGACTCCCTCACGTTGGACGAGATCGCTCAGATCATCGAAAAATCGGTCAACATGGGGGACGCTGGTAAGCTGATCACCGTCAGGGTCCACACGGACAACGCCACGGAAACCCAGCGACTTGAGATCCGCAGCCATACTGGTGAGCCCATCGCCATCAACTCCTGGCCCGAGACCGACAATATGCCCATGAATCAGGCGGTTGAATCTCCTGTGGTCGACGATACAGCGGGCTACGTTCTCGCGTCCGATGGGTCCATCGACGTTATTTTATCTAATAGCGATAAAGTCCTCTCTATCGCTTTTCAGGCAGGCGATAGCCTGGACGATATGGCGACAAAAATATCTGCTGAGGATGGAGTAGAGGCCAGGGTCTTAGGCAGAGGAACCGCCAATGCCAGACTTGTCGTTATCGCTTCCGAGCCGGGGGTAAGAGTGGACGTCACGCCCAATGACGGTGCTACCGGTGTCTTTGGTACTGACGCGCTGGCCTCCAGTCCAGTTTTAGAGAGCAAGGACCATAGCCACGTCGGCCTCATGGAGCTTTTAGGTATGGAGACGTCTCTCCAGAGTACCGAGTTCAACCCGGGAGTGAACGTCGCCAGCGGTCTGAGCAACACCAACAAAGTTCATTGGTATATTCAGGCCGGGGAGAATAAGGCCGAAATGCTCGTTAACGCTGGTCCCGACATGACCATGGAATCGCTTGCTCAAGAGCTTCGCTCCGTTGCCGGTGACTGGCTTGAGGTGATCGTTCACACCGATCCAGGGGACGATGTGGGGGGGCCGACTCTTTCGGATAACACAGACAACGTCGAGAACGGCACTCAGAAACTTATCCTCCGTACCAAGGATGGTTCCCCGGTAAGCGTCATGGACCTCTCTCCTACGCTCGGTCAGCCCAACACAACCCTGGCCCAGACCATGGGGTTGTCGACGGCGGTCTATGCTACCAGCGGTGGAACGTTCCCTCTGGACAGCAGTGCAACCCCTGTTCTCGATCCCTACATGCCTGCTCGGATGACCGTCTCCGTGGGCCCTCGGGATTACGAAGTTAAGTTGTACCGAGATGACGTGCTCACGGGGGGGGGCGTGGATGCCAACAAATTGGCAAAGGAGATTCAGCGCCAGGTGGGTAAGGGCCCCGATGGGAAGGACCTTATTCAGTTCAGGGAACTTCCTGTCGATGCTTCGGGAACCCGAGTTGCCATGTTTGCTTCCTCCGGCGAGCCCCTTATGTTCGTGGATCAGCCCTTCGGCGATCCCGCCGTCAGGGACTTCAGCGCGGGGTTGGCTCTCCAGAGCGGAATAGCTACCGGAATCCAAGGGACTGCCGTCAATGAGTCAACCAGTGTCACCGCCGGCGGAGTCTTCCGCATTGAGACTCCGGGACGGTCGGTTGCAATCTCCGTCGGTGTGGGAGATACCATGAAAGACGTGGCGCAGAAAATCAAGAAATACGCTGGCTCCTGGCTCAACGTCGCCTACGTGGATACCGACCCCGGCGTAGTCGGTGATGTCCGCCTCTCCCTCTTAGCCAGGGACGGCTCGGCCGTTAACGTGGTGGATCTGGAGCCTGCTGCTATGTCCTCGGGGGGGAGCGGTGCGGCTGAGGTCTTTGGCATCAGTACCGGAATTCGGGGTGCAGCTCTTCCCGCTGCTGCCGTTGTGGACATCAGCGCTGATCATACGCTGACCGTCCGTGTAGACGGCTACGAACACACCATCGACCTTCGCCTCCTGGATAAAAATGGTGACGGTCAGTTGACGTTCAGTGTCGATCCGACTCTGGATGAGCTGGGGAATTTGGACGAGTTGATCAACGCCCGGTTTCAGGGACAGGACATCAAGGCCGAGTACTACACCGACAGTTCTGGAGATCGGCACCTTATGATAGTTTCCCCTCAGGGATATAACGTGGAGATCTTGAACGGTCCCACAAATGCCCTTTTCGGGAGCGACCCCGTCACCACCACCTCCCGGGGCGGAGTTGTCCCCTACAACCAAGTCGTTACCCGTCGCACGGGAGCTGACCACCATCGGGTTGACTTCTTCGGCATGATGGAGGACCTTGTCGACGCCGTTCGGGGGCAAGATCGAGAGGGAATCTCCACTCTTTTGAGCGACATCGATGCTCAGATTGATGCGTTACTCGGCCGTCGAACCGAGGAGGGGGCGTTGGTCAAGCGCTATCAGGGCAGCTCCGATCGCCTCACCCAGAACAATGGCAACTACACCGAGCTGCTCGGCTCCATTGGCGACACCGACTTTGGCAAGGCCGCCATGGAGTTTATGTCGGCTCAAGCGATCTACCAGGCGGGCCTCGCAACCATCGCCCGAATTATCCAGCCTACGCTGGTGGACTTCCTGCGATGA